One Gloeothece verrucosa PCC 7822 DNA window includes the following coding sequences:
- a CDS encoding substrate-binding domain-containing protein gives MKIADLYHRVRNGIRYIVSFGRFNPASQSGQHAIIEEMRRKAVEAAEHIDIPGSDSAKGNSSEVRPFQAQFPWSYQNEPSATHSSTETPIPNISAPIPIQEQRNDPFYPAYQCKTNDALGCYYPQQTLQQTPQAKFCLGCGFPVPLAENREIRGRRGIYQTGTLVGKRGIGRIYRGIQKNENQPIVIKEFLLPNRSFKNLEDFQQRQATFVRVANLTAADGRDKDFRLIIPWEAVADEQERRCYLITKSNLDTLPTLSSYLSSHGAMTNDQVKLLLDQILQSLEFLHGQRFQFSSGQIQTGLVHGNLNLNSVLISESNQQDFFVYLTDLLLWEYLFYRPDTQINPKTVNDDLMAVGEIGFKMLMGPTGLDPRNDQHWLGSGTSSPPKVEPALKQFILQLLGLNSSFATATNAREVLLKLPKPQTDEQQKLTPDEDLEAVKRRSWMPWIVAPAIVILGVITVGIVGRLSHKSYPVVNRKVLIPSIAEIEVPPGNFTYTLEKDGSASYVFLEPNLLSTQKSLIDELQQRKPGVILQAISANDGSQASQQVAQGMANFAIISQIAAASSSSVEQEAIAYDGLLIVVPFSYDQRERGLPKALGGKITFEQIRDLYSGKIENWKDIGGPDLPVKLYVPTQPSAIQLFEEKVLQDPAVIATFRDLLKQNKIQKKETLQTLRTLQYEFENEKIGGISFGFSSQIFGQCGGYPLALQVATESPIIAFLKRIFFLGDDAQQVWIQPNNHSIDPSTNLCKKGSYQLAEELFQTNQYPLAFPLVVLYPRDNRDEPAYQIGRKFAQVLTTEEGQTLLQETNLVPLQSLK, from the coding sequence ATGAAAATTGCCGACCTCTACCATCGCGTTAGAAATGGAATCAGATATATCGTCAGTTTTGGTCGTTTTAATCCGGCCAGTCAATCAGGACAGCACGCCATTATTGAGGAAATGCGACGTAAAGCTGTGGAGGCGGCAGAACACATAGATATTCCTGGAAGCGACTCAGCTAAAGGCAATTCCTCAGAAGTTAGACCCTTTCAAGCACAATTTCCTTGGTCTTACCAGAATGAACCATCTGCTACTCACTCATCTACAGAGACTCCTATCCCTAATATCTCTGCTCCTATACCGATTCAAGAGCAACGTAACGATCCTTTTTATCCGGCATACCAATGTAAAACCAATGATGCTTTAGGTTGTTATTATCCCCAGCAAACCCTACAACAGACACCACAAGCCAAATTTTGTTTAGGCTGTGGTTTTCCGGTACCGTTAGCCGAAAATCGAGAAATTCGGGGAAGACGAGGCATTTATCAAACCGGTACTTTAGTGGGTAAACGAGGAATAGGACGAATTTATCGAGGAATTCAAAAAAACGAGAATCAACCAATTGTTATTAAAGAGTTTCTTTTACCCAATCGATCTTTTAAAAATTTAGAAGATTTTCAACAACGTCAAGCCACTTTTGTGCGTGTGGCTAATCTTACGGCAGCCGATGGAAGAGATAAAGATTTTCGCCTGATTATTCCTTGGGAAGCCGTTGCCGATGAACAGGAAAGACGCTGTTATTTAATTACTAAAAGTAATCTCGATACTTTGCCCACTCTTAGCAGTTATCTATCGAGTCATGGGGCAATGACGAACGATCAAGTTAAACTTTTATTAGATCAAATTTTGCAAAGCTTAGAGTTTCTGCATGGTCAAAGATTTCAATTTTCATCGGGTCAAATTCAAACGGGATTAGTTCATGGCAATTTGAATTTAAATAGTGTATTGATCTCTGAATCTAATCAACAAGATTTTTTTGTTTATTTGACTGATTTGCTTTTATGGGAATATTTATTTTATCGCCCGGATACTCAAATTAATCCCAAAACCGTCAATGATGATTTAATGGCGGTAGGAGAAATAGGGTTTAAAATGTTGATGGGGCCAACCGGTTTAGATCCTCGCAATGATCAACATTGGCTAGGTTCGGGAACTTCTTCCCCGCCAAAGGTAGAGCCAGCGTTAAAACAATTTATTTTGCAACTGTTAGGATTAAACTCTTCTTTTGCTACGGCCACCAATGCCAGAGAAGTTTTATTAAAGTTACCTAAACCTCAGACAGATGAGCAACAGAAATTAACACCTGACGAAGATCTTGAGGCGGTTAAGCGGCGTTCTTGGATGCCTTGGATAGTTGCGCCAGCCATCGTTATTTTAGGGGTGATAACTGTAGGAATAGTTGGGAGATTATCTCATAAATCTTACCCGGTTGTAAATCGAAAGGTTTTAATTCCTAGCATAGCAGAAATTGAGGTTCCCCCAGGAAATTTTACTTATACTTTAGAAAAAGACGGATCAGCCAGTTATGTATTCTTAGAACCTAATTTGCTCAGTACCCAGAAAAGTTTAATAGACGAATTACAACAACGCAAACCGGGAGTAATATTACAAGCAATTTCAGCAAACGATGGCTCACAGGCCAGCCAGCAAGTAGCTCAGGGAATGGCTAACTTTGCTATAATCAGTCAAATTGCCGCCGCTTCTTCGAGTAGTGTCGAACAAGAAGCCATCGCTTATGATGGTTTGTTAATAGTGGTTCCCTTTAGCTATGATCAAAGAGAGCGAGGCTTACCTAAAGCCTTGGGTGGCAAAATAACCTTTGAGCAAATACGGGATCTTTATAGTGGTAAAATTGAAAATTGGAAAGATATAGGAGGTCCAGATCTGCCTGTAAAACTGTATGTTCCCACACAACCCTCAGCTATTCAACTTTTTGAAGAAAAAGTTCTTCAAGACCCTGCTGTCATCGCCACTTTTAGAGATTTATTAAAACAGAATAAAATCCAAAAAAAAGAAACTCTTCAAACTTTACGAACCCTACAGTATGAGTTTGAAAATGAAAAAATCGGTGGCATAAGTTTTGGATTTTCTAGTCAAATTTTTGGGCAGTGTGGCGGCTATCCGTTAGCTTTGCAAGTGGCAACAGAATCCCCAATCATTGCTTTTTTAAAACGAATTTTCTTTTTAGGAGACGATGCCCAACAAGTTTGGATTCAACCGAATAATCATAGTATAGACCCAAGCACAAATTTATGTAAAAAAGGAAGTTATCAATTAGCCGAAGAACTCTTTCAAACCAATCAGTATCCCCTGGCTTTTCCTCTAGTGGTACTTTATCCTAGAGATAATCGAGATGAACCCGCCTATCAAATCGGTCGGAAATTTGCTCAAGTGTTGACCACTGAAGAAGGACAAACATTATTGCAAGAAACTAATCTTGTTCCGTTACAATCTTTAAAATAA
- a CDS encoding FHA domain-containing protein, translating into MAIVKCQNPQCDYFQKPVPEGDFCPFCGEPLPTKQTSPPPLSTPSIQVQPLPTPIAEPPIPAPPLPLPIAAPQAPTAPPVQAQPPTPIAAPQAPTAPPVQAQPPTPIAAPPSPPLAFSFPQDSPATVYEGVHTPYPTLKLTHTSGKEFFAMAGQKIYIGRRGGTKKPHPEIDLTDIPYAERVSRPHAHIFWDEQSNHYMIVDNQSTNGTKINGEFLKPWHPYPLYDGAILELGKEQYIKFTVQIRS; encoded by the coding sequence ATGGCTATTGTAAAATGTCAAAATCCCCAATGTGATTATTTTCAAAAACCCGTTCCTGAAGGAGATTTTTGTCCCTTCTGCGGCGAACCTTTACCCACTAAACAGACATCTCCTCCTCCCCTTTCCACTCCGTCAATTCAAGTGCAACCGCTTCCCACCCCTATAGCAGAGCCGCCAATTCCTGCACCACCGCTTCCCCTCCCCATAGCCGCGCCTCAAGCTCCCACAGCACCGCCAGTGCAAGCACAACCCCCCACCCCCATAGCCGCGCCTCAAGCTCCCACAGCACCGCCAGTGCAAGCGCAACCCCCCACCCCCATAGCCGCACCTCCGTCGCCTCCGTTAGCTTTTTCTTTTCCTCAAGACTCTCCTGCAACAGTATATGAGGGAGTTCATACTCCTTATCCGACTTTAAAATTAACACATACATCAGGAAAAGAATTCTTTGCGATGGCTGGACAAAAAATTTATATTGGACGTAGAGGAGGGACAAAAAAACCGCATCCGGAGATTGATCTGACGGATATTCCTTATGCTGAGAGAGTTTCACGTCCTCATGCTCATATTTTTTGGGATGAGCAGAGCAATCATTACATGATTGTAGACAATCAAAGTACAAATGGGACGAAGATTAATGGCGAGTTTTTAAAACCTTGGCATCCTTATCCTCTTTATGATGGAGCCATATTAGAATTGGGAAAAGAACAATACATTAAGTTTACTGTTCAAATTCGCTCTTAA
- a CDS encoding phage tail protein — MAGNSTEMKSPSWVDERVLNYLSANRFYVEIKSEIKACFSECSGVGVQIDKDVYLEGGVNEQQRIFIKQAKFNDVTLKHGITDDMLFWQWINQVLKGEPKQRQNVRILVFNQAGETIQSWTLIGAIPIGWKAPSLQANSNTVAIEELTLAYEGLNIQSEKSNSPKIKLEGQERGPQGYFGSH; from the coding sequence ATGGCTGGAAATAGCACTGAAATGAAAAGTCCATCGTGGGTAGATGAGCGCGTCTTAAATTATCTAAGCGCTAATCGTTTTTATGTAGAAATTAAAAGTGAGATAAAAGCCTGTTTTAGCGAATGTTCGGGAGTGGGAGTGCAAATTGATAAAGACGTTTATTTAGAAGGAGGAGTCAACGAACAGCAACGAATTTTTATTAAGCAAGCTAAGTTTAATGATGTTACTCTTAAACACGGCATTACTGATGATATGCTTTTTTGGCAATGGATTAATCAAGTTCTTAAAGGAGAACCCAAACAACGACAAAATGTGAGAATTTTAGTTTTTAATCAAGCTGGAGAAACGATCCAAAGTTGGACCTTAATTGGTGCTATTCCTATTGGCTGGAAAGCTCCTTCCTTACAAGCTAATTCAAATACAGTGGCCATTGAAGAATTAACGTTAGCTTATGAAGGACTGAATATTCAAAGTGAAAAATCTAATAGTCCTAAAATAAAATTGGAAGGGCAAGAACGAGGGCCACAAGGTTATTTTGGCAGTCATTAA
- a CDS encoding VgrG-related protein, with amino-acid sequence MGGEQYKVPEVEIEIDNQKMDGKFIEDILHLSVEESLHMPSLCTLVINNDYYPGRDDKEKPWKHNKLLQIGKSIKIKFKASTTEQFKEKDQQPSPMFEGDITGIDCHFTDESQAPIVVRAYDASHRLHRGRYNRSYQNMTDSDIVKKIASEVSIKPGEIENSGAPHDYLFQQNQTNMEFLRDRAFRLGYELYIQDNKLNFHKPKEKGNLELKWLKHINSFRVRVSSAEQVNKVEVRGWDYKEKKAIVSTAETDQVITENTNGKGKSVSSKFKTTPKMIVVDKPIFNSKEADKIAQALCNELGGEYVIADARGEGNPQIRVGKVVKLQEMGPYDGKYYITETRHIYHKRVYSTDFTVRGLRGGNLLTTLSPSTYLKPGQTLLVGIVTDNKDPDGLGRVKVKMPTLTEDHTSYWARVVAIGAGIQRGFDCLPEVNDEVLIGFEHGDIHRPYVFGGVWNGKDKPPEPVEDSVVGAKVRLRTFKTRIGHKLQFVEEDKGASKSGVYIETAKKHQIRINDSDRHIEIKTTNGHQIKMDDAGQKIDIKTTSGHQITMNDGGASITVQSIGNLTIQAQGNINISANGTISIQGAMIRLN; translated from the coding sequence ATGGGTGGTGAACAATATAAAGTTCCGGAAGTAGAAATAGAAATAGATAACCAAAAAATGGATGGTAAATTTATTGAAGATATTCTTCATCTTTCTGTGGAAGAAAGCTTACATATGCCAAGTTTATGTACTCTGGTTATCAATAATGACTATTATCCTGGTAGAGATGATAAAGAAAAACCCTGGAAACATAATAAGTTACTCCAAATAGGCAAATCTATTAAAATCAAATTCAAAGCAAGCACCACAGAACAATTTAAAGAAAAAGATCAACAACCATCTCCTATGTTTGAAGGAGACATTACTGGTATAGACTGTCATTTTACCGATGAATCTCAAGCACCAATTGTTGTTCGTGCTTATGATGCTTCTCATCGACTGCATCGAGGACGATATAATCGCTCTTATCAAAATATGACTGATAGTGATATCGTCAAGAAAATCGCCTCAGAAGTTAGTATTAAACCCGGTGAAATAGAAAATAGCGGCGCTCCTCATGACTATCTTTTTCAACAAAATCAAACTAATATGGAATTTCTCAGGGACAGAGCTTTCCGTTTAGGTTATGAATTATATATACAAGACAATAAATTAAATTTTCATAAGCCGAAAGAAAAAGGAAACTTAGAATTAAAATGGTTAAAACATATCAATAGTTTTCGGGTCAGAGTGAGTAGTGCTGAACAAGTTAATAAAGTAGAAGTGAGGGGATGGGACTATAAAGAAAAAAAAGCCATTGTTTCTACTGCCGAAACCGATCAAGTGATCACCGAAAATACCAATGGTAAAGGAAAAAGTGTCAGCAGTAAATTTAAAACCACCCCAAAAATGATTGTCGTAGACAAACCAATTTTTAACTCAAAAGAAGCGGATAAAATTGCTCAAGCTTTATGTAATGAATTAGGGGGAGAATATGTCATTGCAGATGCTAGAGGAGAGGGAAATCCTCAAATCCGAGTAGGGAAAGTCGTTAAACTTCAAGAAATGGGGCCTTATGACGGCAAATATTATATTACAGAAACTCGTCATATTTATCATAAACGGGTTTATAGCACTGACTTTACCGTGCGAGGTTTAAGAGGCGGAAATCTCTTAACTACACTGTCTCCATCTACCTATCTCAAACCCGGACAAACATTATTAGTTGGCATAGTAACCGATAATAAAGACCCCGATGGGTTAGGACGAGTTAAAGTCAAAATGCCCACACTAACAGAAGACCATACCAGTTATTGGGCTAGAGTAGTAGCCATTGGGGCAGGAATACAAAGAGGTTTTGACTGTTTACCTGAAGTGAATGATGAGGTTTTGATCGGATTTGAACATGGAGATATTCACCGTCCTTATGTATTTGGTGGGGTTTGGAATGGAAAAGATAAACCCCCCGAACCAGTAGAGGATTCTGTCGTAGGTGCAAAAGTCCGCTTAAGAACATTTAAAACCCGTATCGGTCATAAATTACAATTTGTCGAAGAAGATAAAGGCGCGTCCAAATCCGGTGTCTATATAGAAACGGCCAAAAAACATCAAATTCGTATTAATGACAGTGATCGCCACATCGAAATTAAAACCACCAATGGTCATCAAATTAAAATGGATGATGCTGGTCAAAAAATAGATATCAAAACCACGAGCGGTCATCAAATTACTATGAATGATGGGGGAGCTTCTATCACCGTTCAATCTATCGGAAATCTGACCATACAAGCACAAGGCAATATTAATATTAGTGCCAACGGAACTATTAGTATTCAAGGAGCCATGATTCGCTTAAATTAA
- a CDS encoding alpha/beta hydrolase, with product MIVTSIVRAARVESAQPPYNTLHLKIFYPSQNVERKIGSFDDDVPVDTQLAPFPVVIFLNGFKCGMEMYQWLAVKLVELGLVVVTFSWIEEYFPHKIGQTPGINLKAWQPDTYGKVPSSSLLPTILTELENLNKQGFLAGLLNLEKIILGGHSAGGRLAIENANPGFFPQIVAAFSYGTQTIGPVVLGFEPNTILPLPDQLPLLLMGGSKDISLSYLAATSGVMGDPITPVRRTFEEGLTGGRNDSYFLIFEGANHFCICDPLDGSLKKSFFDLNTTPQDEEFRLLMVELISLFIKANVYSLPEAFQALDHWLATPNPLITCFERK from the coding sequence ATGATTGTTACTTCTATTGTACGAGCCGCTCGAGTAGAATCTGCTCAACCTCCTTACAACACCCTTCATCTAAAAATTTTTTATCCTTCTCAAAATGTAGAGAGAAAAATAGGCTCTTTTGACGATGATGTGCCTGTTGATACTCAATTGGCCCCTTTTCCAGTTGTCATTTTTCTCAATGGCTTTAAATGCGGCATGGAAATGTATCAATGGTTAGCCGTGAAATTGGTAGAATTAGGTCTAGTGGTAGTAACTTTTTCTTGGATAGAAGAATATTTTCCTCACAAAATTGGACAAACACCAGGTATAAATTTAAAAGCCTGGCAACCTGATACTTATGGGAAGGTACCGAGTAGTTCCCTCTTACCGACTATACTAACTGAATTGGAAAACTTGAATAAACAAGGCTTTTTAGCTGGGCTGTTGAATTTAGAAAAGATTATTTTAGGGGGACATTCAGCCGGCGGCAGACTAGCGATCGAAAATGCGAACCCTGGCTTTTTTCCGCAAATTGTGGCGGCTTTTTCTTATGGAACTCAAACAATTGGGCCAGTAGTTTTAGGATTTGAGCCTAACACAATTTTACCCTTACCTGATCAGCTTCCTCTGCTGTTGATGGGTGGCAGTAAGGATATCTCTTTAAGTTATTTAGCGGCTACAAGCGGTGTTATGGGTGATCCGATCACCCCTGTGCGGCGAACTTTTGAAGAAGGGTTAACTGGCGGGAGAAATGATAGTTATTTTTTAATTTTTGAAGGTGCTAATCATTTTTGTATTTGCGATCCTTTAGACGGGAGTTTAAAAAAGTCTTTTTTTGATCTCAATACGACTCCTCAAGATGAAGAATTTCGCTTATTAATGGTAGAATTGATTAGTCTTTTTATCAAGGCTAATGTATATTCTTTACCCGAAGCTTTTCAAGCTCTTGACCATTGGTTAGCCACTCCCAATCCTTTAATAACTTGTTTTGAGCGTAAATAA
- a CDS encoding Ig-like domain-containing protein, translated as MTKTLLQPIDQLSLGLIAALSVVIGGLIWGEKACGNYCFIHTGPRVKQFSWNHKQVGSEDTSFIISFDRPMDQSSVEKNLVIEPPLPGKISWAGRRLAYTLKTPVPYGETYKIHLQGAKEHFKNEKTDQMLEPFSSEFTSRDRAFAYIGTQPNEQGQLILYNLTQNKKIVLTPPNLVVMNFKFFPQGDKILFSAADKSRGSFGIRELQLYTVETAVQGQDKSNLLPKMELVLDNKDYQNNQFDLASDGKTVVIQRVNRENPADFDLWKLTLGSKPERLNVSGGDFLITPDGQTVAVAQGQGIALIPLQTHSQTPEFLPKFGQVLNFSRDGKAAAMVNFNTDNAKLRYIRSLYYVNNQGIQKELLKVEGSIIDCQFSPNGTALYCLLTQLLNKDEYVEQPYFVKIDLESGQVLPLVSLPDYRDIQISLAPDGLGILFDQLITRSTPTPNDLLTSDSGEAIVGSRLWLLIPPNGKPVKGSKPELEVLPLVGFHPQWSP; from the coding sequence ATGACAAAAACCTTATTGCAACCCATAGATCAACTGTCCCTCGGCTTAATAGCGGCTTTGAGTGTCGTAATTGGCGGCTTAATTTGGGGAGAAAAGGCTTGTGGTAATTATTGTTTTATTCATACTGGGCCAAGAGTTAAACAATTCAGTTGGAACCATAAACAAGTTGGCTCAGAAGATACATCTTTTATTATCAGTTTTGATCGTCCGATGGATCAAAGCAGTGTAGAAAAAAATTTAGTCATTGAGCCTCCTTTACCGGGTAAAATAAGCTGGGCAGGACGACGGTTAGCCTATACGCTTAAAACACCTGTGCCTTATGGAGAAACCTATAAAATCCATTTGCAAGGAGCTAAAGAGCATTTTAAGAACGAGAAAACTGACCAGATGCTCGAACCTTTCTCAAGTGAATTTACCAGCCGCGATCGGGCTTTTGCTTATATAGGAACTCAGCCGAATGAACAAGGACAATTAATTCTCTACAATCTAACTCAAAATAAAAAAATTGTTCTTACGCCTCCAAATTTAGTGGTGATGAATTTTAAATTTTTTCCTCAAGGCGACAAAATTTTATTTTCTGCGGCTGACAAAAGTCGAGGGAGTTTTGGCATTAGAGAATTACAACTCTACACCGTAGAAACGGCAGTTCAAGGCCAAGATAAGTCAAACTTATTGCCCAAAATGGAGCTAGTTTTGGACAATAAAGACTATCAAAATAATCAGTTTGATCTAGCTTCTGATGGAAAAACAGTGGTGATTCAACGAGTAAATCGGGAAAATCCTGCCGATTTTGACCTATGGAAGTTGACACTGGGGTCTAAACCGGAACGCTTAAATGTCTCAGGAGGAGACTTTCTCATTACACCCGATGGGCAAACTGTGGCGGTCGCTCAAGGTCAAGGAATTGCGCTGATCCCTTTACAAACCCATAGCCAAACTCCGGAATTTTTACCAAAATTTGGTCAGGTTCTCAATTTTTCTCGGGATGGTAAGGCGGCGGCTATGGTCAATTTTAATACCGATAATGCTAAACTACGCTATATTCGCTCTTTGTATTATGTGAATAATCAGGGAATCCAAAAAGAATTGCTCAAGGTAGAAGGTTCGATCATCGATTGTCAGTTTAGTCCCAACGGAACGGCGCTTTATTGTTTGCTCACTCAGTTACTCAATAAAGACGAATATGTCGAACAACCTTATTTTGTAAAAATCGATCTTGAAAGCGGTCAAGTGCTTCCTCTAGTGAGTTTACCGGACTATAGAGACATTCAGATTAGTTTAGCACCTGATGGGCTAGGTATCCTCTTTGATCAGTTGATCACTCGTAGCACTCCTACTCCTAATGATCTTTTAACCAGTGATTCAGGAGAGGCGATTGTTGGGAGTCGTCTGTGGTTATTAATTCCTCCCAATGGAAAACCGGTTAAGGGAAGTAAACCTGAGTTAGAAGTTTTACCTTTAGTCGGGTTTCATCCTCAATGGTCTCCTTAA
- a CDS encoding SMP-30/gluconolactonase/LRE family protein has protein sequence MAIELELLIDTEATLGECPSGDNSEKRLYWVDIDSKRLHVYQPQQHQSRMIQLEEFVSCVVPRKSGGVVVGLPKILGLKPHPFTAAFILILAKTGKLC, from the coding sequence ATGGCTATTGAACTGGAATTACTCATTGATACAGAAGCGACCTTAGGAGAATGTCCCAGTGGGGATAACTCGGAAAAACGCCTCTATTGGGTTGATATTGACAGTAAACGGCTTCATGTTTATCAGCCTCAACAGCATCAATCCCGGATGATTCAACTAGAAGAATTTGTCAGTTGTGTTGTTCCCAGAAAGAGTGGAGGGGTAGTAGTAGGATTACCGAAAATTTTGGGTTTAAAGCCCCACCCGTTTACGGCGGCTTTTATTTTAATTCTAGCAAAAACAGGTAAATTGTGTTAA
- a CDS encoding RNA-guided endonuclease InsQ/TnpB family protein — protein MLVVEAKLKNGTPEQYSRLDEAILTAQFIRNKCVRYWIDNKGTTRNDLQKHCSVLASDKTTPWANKLNSQARQSSADRAWASISRFYANCRNPSIKKKGFPKFKKHTRSVEYKVTGYKLSDDRRKITFTDGFKAGKFDLWCSNKTLVYYSEQQIKRVRVVKQADGYYCQFLIDYDREEKHEFTGSVVGIDLGLKEFYTDSYGNTVENPRYLRKSEKRLKKATRRLSKRFCKGKKKQSNNYHKQRKKVAKLHLKVSRQRKDKAIKDALALVQSHDLVVYEALLVSNMVKNHKLAKSISDASWYQFTIWVNYFAKIHRITCIAVPPHFTTIDCSVCGTKVEKTLSTRTHQCPSCETVLDRDHNAARNILSKGLKQLGAYLNGSGGHPQTDPNACQESGLWVFNRDVEHLSCLVETGIPDA, from the coding sequence ATGCTAGTTGTCGAAGCTAAACTAAAAAACGGAACACCTGAACAATACTCTAGGCTTGATGAAGCTATATTGACAGCACAATTCATTAGAAATAAATGTGTTAGGTATTGGATAGATAATAAAGGTACTACTAGAAATGACCTTCAAAAACATTGTTCTGTTTTAGCTTCAGACAAGACAACGCCTTGGGCAAACAAGTTAAACTCTCAAGCGCGTCAATCAAGTGCTGATAGAGCTTGGGCTTCTATATCAAGGTTTTATGCCAACTGTCGTAACCCATCTATTAAAAAGAAAGGTTTTCCTAAATTCAAAAAGCACACGCGCTCAGTTGAATACAAAGTAACTGGCTATAAACTTTCTGATGATAGAAGAAAAATCACTTTTACTGATGGATTTAAAGCTGGTAAGTTTGACCTATGGTGTAGTAATAAAACTTTGGTTTATTACTCGGAACAGCAAATTAAGCGAGTTAGAGTAGTAAAACAAGCAGATGGCTACTACTGTCAATTTTTGATTGATTATGACAGAGAAGAAAAACACGAGTTTACTGGTTCAGTCGTTGGAATTGATTTGGGCTTAAAAGAGTTTTATACAGATTCCTATGGCAATACAGTAGAAAACCCCCGATATCTTAGAAAGTCTGAGAAACGGTTAAAGAAAGCTACTAGACGATTATCTAAACGTTTCTGTAAAGGCAAAAAGAAACAATCTAATAACTACCATAAACAAAGAAAAAAGGTAGCTAAACTACACTTAAAAGTCTCTAGACAACGTAAAGACAAAGCGATTAAAGATGCTTTGGCGTTAGTCCAATCTCATGATCTGGTGGTCTATGAGGCGCTGCTTGTGTCGAATATGGTTAAAAACCATAAATTAGCAAAGAGTATCAGCGATGCTTCTTGGTATCAGTTCACAATTTGGGTTAACTATTTCGCCAAGATTCACAGGATAACTTGTATTGCTGTGCCACCGCATTTCACGACGATTGATTGCTCAGTTTGTGGCACAAAAGTTGAAAAAACTTTAAGCACTAGAACCCATCAATGTCCTAGTTGCGAAACAGTTTTAGACAGGGATCATAATGCAGCACGGAACATCTTATCTAAAGGGTTGAAGCAATTGGGGGCATACCTCAACGGTAGCGGAGGGCATCCGCAAACCGACCCAAACGCCTGCCAAGAGTCCGGCCTCTGGGTGTTTAACAGAGATGTTGAACATTTAAGCTGTCTCGTTGAAACAGGAATTCCTGACGCGTAA
- a CDS encoding alpha/beta fold hydrolase has product MMMSSEALLSNTAAKTWMWKGFRISYQSAGDTGPAVVLVHGFGASWGHWRKNLPVLGQTCRCYALDLIGFGGSAKPKPKLEIDYTFETWGQQVADFCREVVGSPAFLVGNSIGCVVIMQAAVDYPELVLGIAAINCSLRLLHERKRSTIPWYRSLGAGIAQKLLTNQKIGHFFFAQIAKPQTVQKILLQAYRRKEAVTEELIEMLMKPALDAGAADVFLAFTGYSGGPLPEDLLPILPCSAIFLWGEEDPWEPIALGREYAKFPTVEQFIPLKELGHCPQDEAPELVNPILIEWISRKQQQATGNGQ; this is encoded by the coding sequence ATGATGATGTCTTCTGAAGCTCTCTTATCTAATACTGCGGCTAAAACTTGGATGTGGAAGGGTTTTCGCATTAGTTACCAAAGCGCCGGTGATACTGGTCCGGCGGTAGTTCTGGTTCATGGGTTTGGTGCTTCTTGGGGACATTGGCGCAAAAATTTACCGGTATTAGGACAAACCTGTCGTTGTTATGCGCTGGATTTAATTGGTTTTGGTGGATCAGCTAAACCTAAACCTAAATTAGAAATAGATTACACCTTTGAAACTTGGGGGCAGCAAGTAGCCGATTTTTGTCGGGAAGTTGTGGGAAGTCCCGCTTTTTTAGTGGGCAATTCCATTGGTTGTGTGGTGATTATGCAAGCCGCCGTCGATTATCCGGAACTCGTTTTAGGCATTGCCGCCATTAATTGTTCTCTGCGGCTCCTCCATGAGCGCAAACGTTCTACAATTCCCTGGTATCGGAGTTTAGGAGCAGGGATCGCTCAAAAACTGTTAACTAATCAAAAGATTGGACATTTCTTTTTTGCACAGATTGCTAAACCCCAGACGGTACAAAAAATACTCCTGCAAGCTTACCGGCGCAAAGAAGCAGTCACAGAGGAATTGATCGAGATGCTGATGAAACCGGCCCTTGATGCGGGTGCTGCCGATGTTTTTCTCGCTTTTACAGGTTATTCTGGGGGACCATTACCCGAAGACTTACTACCAATTTTACCCTGTAGTGCTATTTTTCTGTGGGGAGAAGAAGACCCTTGGGAACCTATCGCATTAGGGCGAGAATACGCTAAATTCCCTACTGTAGAACAGTTTATTCCCCTTAAAGAACTAGGACATTGCCCCCAAGATGAAGCGCCAGAGTTGGTTAATCCCATTTTAATAGAGTGGATTTCCCGCAAGCAGCAACAGGCAACAGGCAACGGGCAATAG